From one Magnolia sinica isolate HGM2019 chromosome 18, MsV1, whole genome shotgun sequence genomic stretch:
- the LOC131233732 gene encoding uncharacterized protein LOC131233732 codes for MDDCLIDMLMDVVANGRKSVNGFKKETYKAVVESVRSTLEISVVEKHVGNRLRTLKRLYFEVRDTLSASGFRWDDDKKLVTAPDDVCDNYIRSHPYAQHVHGKPVRMYDDLMFLFGSDQATGLRASTGNMHTQRGTRNSHDDNVTLTASVDLNDDILILSSDDMGDSGQNIQWSFQSHDGAHIANRSPIHNGNNSVNTGNITSSRKRARLEHPCDVIGKGMSEVADTVKSLALTLHKGKDVIRMEQIVPALEQIDGLTSNEVISATRIMSKDEQQSASFLSLPESMRLDFVLMILAPDQSSD; via the exons ATGGATGACTGTCTCATCGATATGTTGATGGATGTGGTTGCTAACGGTCGCAAGAGTGTAAACGGATTTAAAAAGGAAACCTATAAAGCGGTTGTGGAAAGTGTCAGGAGTACACTAGAGATATCAGTTGTGGAGAAGCATGTTGGTAATCGCCTGCGAACACTAAAGAGGTTGTATTTTGAGGTTCGAGACACCCTGAGCGCGAGTGGGTTTAGATGGGATGACGACAAGAAGTTAGTTACTGCACCAGATGACGTATGTGATAATTACATACGG TCGCATCCCTATGCCCAACATGTTCATGGGAAACCGGTAAGAATGTATGATGACCTCATGTTCTTATTTGGAAGTGACCAAGCTACTGGACTTCGTGCTTCGACTGGAAATATGCATACACAAAGGGGTACGAGAAACTCTCATGATGATAATGTTACACTGACTGCATCGGTTGATCTTAATGACGATATACTTATTCTGTCTAGTGACGATATGGGAGATAGTGGACAGAACATCCAATGGTCATTTCAAAGTCATGACGGTGCACATATTGCAAACAGAAGTCCGATTCACAATGGCAACAACTCCGTCAACACGGGCAACATAACCAGTTCCAGGAAGAGAGCTAGATTGGAACACCCTTGCGATGTAATTGGCAAAGGGATGAGTGAGGTGGCAGATACTGTCAAGTCCCTGGCACTAACATTACACAAAGGAAAAGACGTCATACGTATGGAGCAGATTGTACCTGCACTCGAGCAGATTGATGGCCTCACAAGTAATGAGGTCATAAGTGCAACAAGGATCATGTCTAAGGATGAACAACAATCTGCGTCGTTCCTTTCGCTTCCTGAGTCCATGAGGCTCGACTTTGTGCTGATGATACTTGCACCAGATCAGTCTTCTGACTGA